In Choloepus didactylus isolate mChoDid1 chromosome 6, mChoDid1.pri, whole genome shotgun sequence, one DNA window encodes the following:
- the C6H11orf95 gene encoding uncharacterized protein C11orf95 homolog isoform X1, which produces MEPGGDHRSRSSGGRGGPGPAASSARGRRLPPAGSGGGAEPEEDDGGQDLQLEGGALGSWGSAPLPSPRARGTASSGRKYSDHCEARASRPGKSRIPGRDHRRYYHDHWRLEYLMDFNPARHGMVCMVCGSSLATLKLSTIKRHIRQKHPYSLHWSPREKEVISHSWDAHLGLGACGEAEGLGTQGAEEEEEEEEEEEEGASLPACPPKGPGKAPAGGGGRRQRRGGPVAPRARRRRLCASRRAGGGRGLGARRLERRLKESLQNWFRAECLMDYDPRGNRLVCMACGQALPSLHLDDIRAHVLEVHPSSLGLSGPQRSALLQAWGGQPDMLPELAHPPPEDDLVPQDLTRKSRDSAPTAGTPSSQDLSPPDVKEEAGWVPERPRPAEQEQEELEEGKGERAGVLGRAPRGRDHRRHYQERWRLEYLMEFDGGRRGLVCMVCGGALASLKMSTIKRHIRQRHPGSTRLSGPVKALIAQEWTEKAAHLLALGLPCPDSPWGPAAPSTAAASEEGGGEEEEEPEEEEEEWWGDIPLSPGEPSERPAEDEEEEEDGPEPGGLAFPPLPPPPPPPPPPPRSREQRRNYQPRWRGEYLMDYDGSRRGLVCMVCGGALATLKVSTIKRHILQVHPFSMDFTPEERQTILEAYEEAALRCYGHEGFGPPAPAPRDGGADLKPGAVCRA; this is translated from the exons ATGGAGCCCGGCGGGGACCACCGGAGCCGGAGCAGCGGCGGCAGGGGCGGCCCCGGGCCAGCAGCTTCTTCGGCGCGGGGCCGACGGCTGCCGCCCGCCGGCTCGGGCGGCGGCGCGGAGCCCGAGGAGGACGACGGCG GGCAAGATCTGCAGCTGGAAGGGGGTGCGTTGGGGTCCTGGGGGAGTgcccccctgccctcccccaggGCCAGGGGAACGGCGTCATCAGGCAGGAAATACTCAGACCACTGTGAGGCCCGGGCCTCCCGGCCTGGGAAGAGCCGCATTCCCGGCCGTGACCACCGGCGCTACTACCACGACCACTGGAGGTTGGAGTACCTGATGGACTTCAATCCTGCCCGGCACGGTATGGTGTGCATGGTGTGCGGCAGCTCCCTGGCCACCCTCAAGCTCAGCACCATCAAGCGGCACATCCGCCAAAAGCACCCCTACTCCCTGCACTGGAGTCCCCGGGAGAAGGAAGTCATCAGCCACAGCTGGGATGCCCACCTGGGACTGGGGGCCTGTGGCGAGGCCGAGGGCCTGGGGACCCAGGGAgctgaagaagaggaggaggaggaagaagaggaggaggagggggccaGCCTCCCAGCTTGCCCACCCAAGGGTCCAG GCAAAGCCCCGGCTGGTGGGGGTGGCCGGCGCCAGCGGCGAGGGGGCCCAGTGGCACCCCGGGCTCGGCGGCGGCGCCTCTGTGCTTCCCGGAGGGCCGGGGgcggcagggggctgggggcccggCGCCTGGAGCGGAGGCTGAAGGAGTCCCTGCAGAACTGGTTCCGGGCCGAGTGCCTCATGGACTATGACCCGCGGGGGAACCGGCTGGTGTGCATGGCCTGTGGCCAGGCACTGCCCAGCCTGCACCTGGATGACATCCGTGCCCACGTGCTGGAAGTGcaccccagctccctggggcTCAGTGGCCCCCAGCGCAGCGCCCTGCTGCAGGCCTGGGGTGGCCAGCCCGACATGCTGCCTGAGcttgcccaccccccaccag AAGACGACCTCGTGCCCCAGGACCTGACCAGAAAGAGCCGGGACTCGGCCCCCACTGCCGGAACCCCCTCCTCTCAGGATCTCAGCCCCCCAGACGTAAAGGAAGAGGCTGGCTGGGTCCCTGAGAGGCCCAGGCCGGCAGAGCAGGAgcaggaggagctggaggagggcaAGGGCGAGAGGGCAGGGGTCCTGGGCCGGGCGCCGCGGGGTCGCGACCACCGCCGCCACTACCAGGAGCGCTGGCGGCTGGAGTACCTCATGGAGTTCGACGGCGGCCGGCGCGGCCTGGTGTGCATGGTGTGCGGGGGCGCACTGGCCTCGCTCAAGATGAGCACCATCAAGCGGCACATCCGCCAGCGCCACCCGGGCTCCACGCGGCTCAGCGGGCCCGTCAAGGCGCTCATCGCCCAGGAGTGGACCGAGAAGGCCGCGCACCTGCTGGCCCTGGGACTGCCCTGCCCCGACTCCCCCTGGGGCCCAGCCGCCCCCAGCACAGCCGCAGCCTccgaggaggggggaggggaagaggaggaggagccagaggaggaggaggaggagtggtGGG GCGACATCCCGCTCTCCCCCGGGGAGCCGTCGGAGCGGCCGGCCGAGGacgaggaggaagaggaggacggTCCGGAGCCCGGGGGGCTCGCCTtcccgccgctgccgccgccgccgccgcctcccccGCCGCCTCCCCGCAGCCGAGAGCAGCGGCGGAACTACCAGCCGCGCTGGCGGGGCGAGTACCTGATGGACTACGACGGCAGCCGGCGCGGCCTGGTGTGCATGGTGTGCGGGGGCGCGCTGGCCACGCTCAAGGTGAGCACCATCAAGCGGCACATCCTGCAGGTGCACCCCTTCTCCATGGACTTCACGCCCGAGGAGCGCCAGACCATCCTGGAGGCCTACGAGGAGGCGGCCCTGCGCTGCTACGGCCACGAGGGCTTCGGGCCGCCCGCTCCCGCGCCGCGCGACGGGGGCGCGGACCTCAAGCCCGGCGCCGTGTGCCGCGCATAG
- the C6H11orf95 gene encoding uncharacterized protein C11orf95 homolog isoform X2: MEPGGDHRSRSSGGRGGPGPAASSARGRRLPPAGSGGGAEPEEDDGGQDLQLEGGALGSWGSAPLPSPRARGTASSGRKYSDHCEARASRPGKSRIPGRDHRRYYHDHWRLEYLMDFNPARHGMVCMVCGSSLATLKLSTIKRHIRQKHPYSLHWSPREKEVISHSWDAHLGLGACGEAEGLGTQGAEEEEEEEEEEEEGASLPACPPKGPEDDLVPQDLTRKSRDSAPTAGTPSSQDLSPPDVKEEAGWVPERPRPAEQEQEELEEGKGERAGVLGRAPRGRDHRRHYQERWRLEYLMEFDGGRRGLVCMVCGGALASLKMSTIKRHIRQRHPGSTRLSGPVKALIAQEWTEKAAHLLALGLPCPDSPWGPAAPSTAAASEEGGGEEEEEPEEEEEEWWGDIPLSPGEPSERPAEDEEEEEDGPEPGGLAFPPLPPPPPPPPPPPRSREQRRNYQPRWRGEYLMDYDGSRRGLVCMVCGGALATLKVSTIKRHILQVHPFSMDFTPEERQTILEAYEEAALRCYGHEGFGPPAPAPRDGGADLKPGAVCRA, from the exons ATGGAGCCCGGCGGGGACCACCGGAGCCGGAGCAGCGGCGGCAGGGGCGGCCCCGGGCCAGCAGCTTCTTCGGCGCGGGGCCGACGGCTGCCGCCCGCCGGCTCGGGCGGCGGCGCGGAGCCCGAGGAGGACGACGGCG GGCAAGATCTGCAGCTGGAAGGGGGTGCGTTGGGGTCCTGGGGGAGTgcccccctgccctcccccaggGCCAGGGGAACGGCGTCATCAGGCAGGAAATACTCAGACCACTGTGAGGCCCGGGCCTCCCGGCCTGGGAAGAGCCGCATTCCCGGCCGTGACCACCGGCGCTACTACCACGACCACTGGAGGTTGGAGTACCTGATGGACTTCAATCCTGCCCGGCACGGTATGGTGTGCATGGTGTGCGGCAGCTCCCTGGCCACCCTCAAGCTCAGCACCATCAAGCGGCACATCCGCCAAAAGCACCCCTACTCCCTGCACTGGAGTCCCCGGGAGAAGGAAGTCATCAGCCACAGCTGGGATGCCCACCTGGGACTGGGGGCCTGTGGCGAGGCCGAGGGCCTGGGGACCCAGGGAgctgaagaagaggaggaggaggaagaagaggaggaggagggggccaGCCTCCCAGCTTGCCCACCCAAGGGTCCAG AAGACGACCTCGTGCCCCAGGACCTGACCAGAAAGAGCCGGGACTCGGCCCCCACTGCCGGAACCCCCTCCTCTCAGGATCTCAGCCCCCCAGACGTAAAGGAAGAGGCTGGCTGGGTCCCTGAGAGGCCCAGGCCGGCAGAGCAGGAgcaggaggagctggaggagggcaAGGGCGAGAGGGCAGGGGTCCTGGGCCGGGCGCCGCGGGGTCGCGACCACCGCCGCCACTACCAGGAGCGCTGGCGGCTGGAGTACCTCATGGAGTTCGACGGCGGCCGGCGCGGCCTGGTGTGCATGGTGTGCGGGGGCGCACTGGCCTCGCTCAAGATGAGCACCATCAAGCGGCACATCCGCCAGCGCCACCCGGGCTCCACGCGGCTCAGCGGGCCCGTCAAGGCGCTCATCGCCCAGGAGTGGACCGAGAAGGCCGCGCACCTGCTGGCCCTGGGACTGCCCTGCCCCGACTCCCCCTGGGGCCCAGCCGCCCCCAGCACAGCCGCAGCCTccgaggaggggggaggggaagaggaggaggagccagaggaggaggaggaggagtggtGGG GCGACATCCCGCTCTCCCCCGGGGAGCCGTCGGAGCGGCCGGCCGAGGacgaggaggaagaggaggacggTCCGGAGCCCGGGGGGCTCGCCTtcccgccgctgccgccgccgccgccgcctcccccGCCGCCTCCCCGCAGCCGAGAGCAGCGGCGGAACTACCAGCCGCGCTGGCGGGGCGAGTACCTGATGGACTACGACGGCAGCCGGCGCGGCCTGGTGTGCATGGTGTGCGGGGGCGCGCTGGCCACGCTCAAGGTGAGCACCATCAAGCGGCACATCCTGCAGGTGCACCCCTTCTCCATGGACTTCACGCCCGAGGAGCGCCAGACCATCCTGGAGGCCTACGAGGAGGCGGCCCTGCGCTGCTACGGCCACGAGGGCTTCGGGCCGCCCGCTCCCGCGCCGCGCGACGGGGGCGCGGACCTCAAGCCCGGCGCCGTGTGCCGCGCATAG